In Klebsiella aerogenes, the DNA window GGCCGACAGCTTTTTTGTGATTGCCGATGACTTCGTGATGAAGTTGGCGGGCGACAAGGTATTGAACGGCCTGCATAGCCACAATATTAGCTGCCACGCGGAACGTTTTAACGGCGAGTGCAGCCATGCGGAAATCAACCGCCTGATCGCCATTCTCAAGCAGCACGGCTGTCGCGGCGTGGTCGGCATTGGCGGCGGAAAAACGCTCGATACCGCCAAGGCTATCGGTTACTACCAGAAGCTGCCGGTGGTGGTGATCCCCACGATCGCTTCAACCGATGCGCCGACCAGTGCGTTGTCGGTTATCTACACCGAAGCGGGTGAGTTTGAAGAGTATCTGATCTACCCGAAAAACCCGGATATGGTGGTGATGGATACGGCGATTATCGCTAAAGCGCCGGTACGCCTGCTGGTGGCCGGGATGGGCGATGCGCTTTCAACCTGGTTTGAAGCCAAAGCCTGTTTCGATGCGCGGGCGACCAGCATGGCGGGCGGACAGTCCACGGCGGCGGCCTTGAGCCTGGCGCGCCTGTGCTATGATACGCTGTTGGCGGAAGGCGAAAAGGCGCGGCTGGCGGCTCAGGCAGGCGTGGTGACGGATGCGCTGGAGCGCATTGTCGAAGCCAATACCTACCTTAGCGGTATCGGCTTTGAGAGCAGCGGTCTGGCCGGCGCGCACGCCATCCACAACGGTTTCACGATCCTCGAAGAGTGCCACCATCTCTATCACGGCGAAAAAGTCGCATTTGGCACGCTGGCGCAACTGGTGTTGCAAAACAGTCCGCTGGAAGAGATTGAAACCGTGATGGGCTTCTGCGAAAAAGTCGGCCTGCCGATCACCCTGGCGCAACTGGGTGTGAAAGAGGGAATCGAAAGCAAAATTCACGCGGTAGCGAAAGCGACCTGCGCGGAAGGCGAGACCATCCACAATATGCCGTTCCCGGTCACGGCGGACAGCGTCTATGCCGCTATCCTCACCGCTGACCTGCTTGGGCAGCAGTGGCTGGCGCGCTAATTCGTTCTCGCCTGGCCGAGACGCCGCAGCGCAACGCGGCATGAACTTTCCCCTCCGGCAGCCGCTGCCGGAGGGTTTTGTCGTTTTAACTGTGTTAGCTACAGCGGAAAAGGGATATGACTGTTCAGACTCAGGGCGCGGAAAATGAAGTTTCGGCTGTTATCAGCCAGTCGTGGCATCGCTGCAGCAAATTTATGCAGCGTGAAACCTGGCAGGCGCCGCATCAGGCGCAGGGGCTGACCTTTGAATCGATTTGCCGTCGCAAAACCGCGCTGCTGACTATCGGTCAGGCGGCGCTGGAAGATGCG includes these proteins:
- a CDS encoding glycerol dehydrogenase, which translates into the protein MLKVIQSPAKYLQGPDAAMLFGEYAKNLADSFFVIADDFVMKLAGDKVLNGLHSHNISCHAERFNGECSHAEINRLIAILKQHGCRGVVGIGGGKTLDTAKAIGYYQKLPVVVIPTIASTDAPTSALSVIYTEAGEFEEYLIYPKNPDMVVMDTAIIAKAPVRLLVAGMGDALSTWFEAKACFDARATSMAGGQSTAAALSLARLCYDTLLAEGEKARLAAQAGVVTDALERIVEANTYLSGIGFESSGLAGAHAIHNGFTILEECHHLYHGEKVAFGTLAQLVLQNSPLEEIETVMGFCEKVGLPITLAQLGVKEGIESKIHAVAKATCAEGETIHNMPFPVTADSVYAAILTADLLGQQWLAR